The following proteins are encoded in a genomic region of Agromyces sp. CF514:
- a CDS encoding ABC transporter permease, protein MSPLTRMLLERLGGMLLTLFLASVVIYSAVLLTGDPIAALAGGAKPTPELLEQIRAEYHLDDPVWARYWQWLTSAVQGDFGRSFVYKTDVMTLVGPRFGITLQLVLLTVLVILVFGVGSGVIAAMRGGAVDRTVAVLTSLGMALPTFVVAILLIWIFAKTLGWFPVYGEGDEGWDRFWHLVLPAISLAVLFIAYISRVTRSSLVAQLQSEHVDTARVRGIPRSRIFGVHVFRNASPQILAITGTTVAGLFAASAIAEVAFGLGGIGSLLVQAAARADLPVVQIVSLLLVTIFVVLNAATDLWSALIDPTSVGGRSRA, encoded by the coding sequence GTGAGCCCCCTCACCCGAATGCTGCTCGAGCGGCTCGGCGGCATGCTGCTGACGCTGTTCCTGGCGAGCGTCGTGATCTACTCGGCCGTGCTGCTCACGGGCGACCCGATCGCGGCGCTCGCCGGCGGAGCGAAGCCGACCCCCGAGCTCCTCGAGCAGATCCGGGCCGAGTACCACCTCGACGATCCCGTCTGGGCGCGGTACTGGCAGTGGCTGACCTCGGCGGTGCAGGGCGACTTCGGCCGGTCCTTCGTCTACAAGACCGACGTCATGACGCTCGTCGGCCCGCGGTTCGGCATCACGCTGCAACTCGTGCTGCTCACGGTGCTCGTCATCCTCGTCTTCGGGGTCGGATCGGGCGTCATCGCCGCCATGCGAGGGGGAGCCGTCGACCGCACGGTCGCCGTGCTCACCTCGCTCGGCATGGCCCTGCCCACGTTCGTCGTCGCGATCCTCCTGATCTGGATCTTCGCGAAGACGCTCGGGTGGTTCCCGGTCTACGGCGAGGGCGACGAGGGCTGGGATCGCTTCTGGCACCTCGTGCTCCCGGCGATCTCGCTCGCGGTGCTGTTCATCGCCTACATCAGCCGGGTCACGCGCAGCTCGCTGGTCGCGCAGCTGCAGTCGGAGCACGTCGACACGGCGAGGGTGCGCGGCATCCCGCGGTCCCGCATCTTCGGCGTGCACGTGTTCCGCAACGCCTCGCCGCAGATCCTCGCGATCACGGGCACCACGGTCGCGGGACTGTTCGCGGCGTCGGCGATCGCCGAGGTGGCGTTCGGGCTCGGCGGCATCGGGTCGCTGCTCGTGCAGGCGGCCGCCAGGGCCGACCTCCCGGTCGTGCAGATCGTGTCGCTGCTGCTCGTCACGATCTTCGTCGTGCTGAACGCGGCCACCGACCTCTGGAGCGCACTCATCGACCCGACCAGCGTCGGCGGAAGGAGCAGGGCATGA
- a CDS encoding ABC transporter permease → MSVVQLANGSVPIAARRAAKRDGVFLGALVVFGLVAIASAIGPWIAPYDATELYVGPVNGPSSLAHPFGTDDVGRDILSRVLVGGAASVFAPIAVVLLSTIAGLGLALAAAWFGGWVSGGIARLVDVIFAIPGIVIAVLAVAVFGKGLLAPVVALSIAYIPIVARLTRTAASRELGKPYMAALQVQGVSSLAMCFRHLVPAIVPVVAAQTAVGFGYAMLDLSAISYLGLGQQPPAPDWGSMIAAGQAGILAGAPEQSVYPAILVVVTVLAVGIIGARVTTWAEEKER, encoded by the coding sequence ATGAGCGTCGTGCAGCTCGCGAACGGCTCGGTGCCCATCGCGGCCAGGCGTGCGGCGAAGCGGGACGGGGTGTTCCTCGGCGCCCTCGTCGTGTTCGGCCTCGTCGCAATCGCGTCGGCCATCGGGCCGTGGATCGCCCCCTACGACGCGACCGAGCTCTACGTCGGGCCGGTGAACGGCCCATCGAGCCTCGCCCACCCCTTCGGCACCGACGACGTGGGCCGCGACATCCTGTCGCGCGTGCTCGTGGGCGGCGCGGCGAGCGTCTTCGCGCCGATCGCGGTCGTGCTGCTCTCGACGATCGCGGGGCTCGGGCTGGCGCTCGCCGCGGCCTGGTTCGGCGGCTGGGTGAGCGGCGGCATCGCCCGGCTCGTCGACGTGATCTTCGCCATTCCGGGCATCGTCATCGCGGTGCTCGCCGTGGCGGTGTTCGGCAAGGGGCTGCTCGCCCCGGTCGTCGCGCTGTCGATCGCGTACATCCCGATCGTCGCGCGGCTGACCCGCACGGCGGCGTCGCGCGAGCTCGGCAAGCCGTACATGGCGGCCCTCCAGGTGCAGGGCGTCTCGAGCCTCGCGATGTGCTTCCGTCACCTCGTGCCGGCGATCGTGCCCGTCGTCGCGGCGCAGACCGCGGTCGGGTTCGGCTACGCGATGCTCGACCTGTCGGCCATCTCGTACCTGGGCCTCGGGCAGCAGCCGCCCGCGCCCGACTGGGGGTCGATGATCGCCGCAGGCCAGGCGGGCATCCTCGCGGGTGCGCCCGAGCAGTCCGTCTACCCGGCGATCCTGGTCGTCGTCACCGTGCTCGCCGTCGGCATCATCGGGGCGAGAGTCACCACCTGGGCCGAGGAGAAGGAACGATGA
- the nikE gene encoding ABC transporter ATP-binding protein, with translation MTHPILEIDGLDVFAPAPTGPRQLVFASSLEVARGEAVGLVGESGSGKTLTVRAVAGLLPDGFTTGGTIRIDGQDVAAMGRREVRDLRARRLGMVFQTPRAHLNPLRTIGDFMTEALVHVAGATPAAANRRALELLDEVGIGDPARRLRQYPAELSGGLLQRVMIAATLAMDPEILLADEITTALDVTTQEEVMAVIADLRRHRELSMLFITHDLALAGAVCDRVNVMQHGRIVETLGAKTMRTEAREEYTKVLMAASLAEAAPIAPTAETGHPMVRIEHVRKTYRVRSAGRGKETLVAVDDLSLELRPGGSLGIVGESGSGKTTAARILVGLERADAGVVTVDGEDWSRPARSGTERRARAKLAQMVFQDPYQSLDRRQTVRQCLVEAIRVHRPRESRADLDRRVRELMGHVRLAEALLDQRPRALSGGQRQRVAIARALAADPALLVLDEAVSALDVTTQVEILTLLDGIRRETGVALLMITHDLTVIRRLCDHVIVMRQGRIEEQGTAETILDAPQAEYTRLLLDSIPRAGWSPRRRRLGRTASLATVTRSTQTPNGR, from the coding sequence ATGACCCACCCGATTCTCGAGATCGACGGTCTCGACGTCTTCGCGCCCGCGCCGACCGGGCCGCGGCAGCTCGTCTTCGCGAGCTCGCTCGAGGTCGCGAGAGGCGAGGCCGTCGGTCTCGTGGGCGAGTCCGGCTCGGGCAAGACGCTCACCGTGCGCGCCGTGGCCGGGCTGCTGCCCGACGGCTTCACGACGGGTGGCACCATCCGCATCGACGGGCAGGATGTCGCGGCGATGGGCCGGCGCGAGGTGCGCGACCTTCGGGCGCGCCGACTCGGCATGGTGTTCCAGACGCCGCGGGCCCACCTCAACCCGCTCCGCACGATCGGCGACTTCATGACCGAGGCGCTCGTGCACGTCGCGGGTGCGACGCCCGCCGCTGCGAACCGTCGGGCGCTCGAACTGCTCGACGAGGTCGGCATCGGCGACCCCGCGCGTCGACTGCGCCAGTACCCGGCCGAACTCTCGGGCGGGCTGTTGCAGCGCGTGATGATCGCGGCGACGCTCGCCATGGACCCAGAGATCCTGCTGGCCGACGAGATCACCACTGCGCTCGACGTGACCACCCAGGAGGAGGTCATGGCGGTCATCGCCGACCTGCGACGGCATCGCGAGCTCTCGATGCTGTTCATCACGCACGACCTCGCGCTCGCGGGTGCCGTATGCGACCGGGTGAACGTCATGCAGCACGGCCGCATCGTCGAGACCCTCGGCGCGAAGACGATGCGAACCGAGGCCCGTGAGGAATACACGAAGGTGCTCATGGCGGCCTCGCTCGCCGAGGCCGCACCGATCGCCCCGACGGCCGAGACGGGGCATCCGATGGTGCGCATCGAGCACGTGCGCAAGACCTACCGGGTGCGCAGCGCGGGGCGGGGCAAGGAGACCCTCGTCGCGGTCGACGACCTCTCGCTCGAGCTCCGCCCCGGCGGATCGCTCGGCATCGTGGGGGAGTCGGGGTCGGGCAAGACGACCGCCGCGCGCATCCTGGTCGGACTGGAGCGGGCCGACGCCGGGGTCGTGACGGTCGACGGCGAGGACTGGAGCCGCCCTGCGCGGAGCGGCACGGAACGCCGCGCCCGGGCGAAGCTCGCGCAGATGGTCTTCCAGGACCCGTACCAGTCGCTCGACCGCCGGCAGACCGTGCGGCAGTGCCTCGTCGAGGCGATCCGCGTGCACCGGCCGCGCGAGTCCAGGGCCGACCTCGACCGTCGCGTCCGTGAGCTCATGGGGCACGTGCGGCTCGCCGAGGCGCTCCTCGACCAGCGGCCGCGCGCCCTGTCGGGCGGGCAGCGGCAGCGCGTGGCCATCGCCCGGGCGTTGGCGGCCGATCCCGCCCTGCTCGTGCTCGACGAGGCGGTCTCGGCGCTCGACGTCACGACGCAGGTCGAGATCCTGACGCTCCTCGACGGCATCCGCCGCGAGACCGGCGTCGCCCTGCTCATGATCACGCACGACCTCACGGTCATCCGTCGGCTCTGCGACCACGTCATCGTGATGCGCCAGGGCCGCATCGAAGAGCAGGGCACCGCCGAGACCATCCTCGATGCACCCCAGGCCGAGTACACGCGATTGCTCCTCGACTCGATCCCGCGGGCAGGATGGAGTCCTCGCCGCCGTCGGCTGGGGCGCACGGCGTCGCTGGCGACGGTCACCCGCAGCACCCAGACCCCGAACGGACGGTGA
- a CDS encoding DUF3237 domain-containing protein, producing the protein MTAEPLMQPEFEYCFELRCRVEDPVPLGGREPGEGLHFARVSGGTFDGPLLRGTVLDGGGDWWDARGLTVKLDARYVIGAEVSDGAAGVEVVNRGVWRTDPETYERMLAGEPVDERELYYRTAFRFRTGHPELEWLTASQFIGYARAEPGFVVIRVFRLI; encoded by the coding sequence ATGACAGCCGAACCGCTGATGCAGCCCGAGTTCGAGTACTGCTTCGAACTGCGGTGCCGGGTCGAGGACCCGGTGCCGCTGGGCGGGCGCGAACCCGGCGAGGGCCTGCACTTCGCCCGGGTCTCGGGCGGCACGTTCGACGGCCCCCTGCTGCGGGGCACCGTGCTCGACGGCGGCGGCGACTGGTGGGACGCCCGCGGCCTCACGGTGAAGCTCGACGCCCGCTACGTGATCGGGGCGGAGGTGTCGGATGGCGCTGCCGGCGTCGAGGTCGTCAACCGCGGCGTCTGGCGCACCGACCCCGAGACGTACGAGCGGATGCTGGCGGGCGAGCCGGTCGACGAACGCGAGCTCTACTACCGCACGGCGTTCCGGTTCCGCACCGGGCATCCCGAGCTGGAGTGGCTGACCGCCTCGCAGTTCATCGGATACGCCAGGGCCGAGCCCGGCTTCGTGGTCATCCGGGTGTTCCGGTTGATCTGA
- a CDS encoding amidohydrolase yields the protein MTQTTELVIVNGRVFDGKVRTDHTAVAISDGRIVRVGSDDLVLALRGAGTRVVDAAGGAIHPGFVDAHAHAVFAGVERLSIDLTPAASVDETLDLIRAGAARTSAEWITGGGWSHELFPAPTRQQLDAIVPDRPVALSDAGHHTLWVNSRALELAGIDRLTPQPHNGHIHVDEHGDPTGYLNETAAELVGRVVPPSTDDEMYAGLLNAQDYLWSIGVTGWHEAILGEYNGKADGTPAYLRAIADGTLPSEASGALWVAPGLRVDEVPALVERFVDLRERNAAAGFATSTAKAMIDGVPHGETAALLEPYCTHADDGFAGELHFEEDAIRAFVGALDAAGFALHLHIMGDRGIRVALDAIEQARATNGHGPRHHIAHLSMVQPDDARRFGPLGVTANIQGLWAAPDPYVVSMIGEERMLGGYPFRTMVDGGAELAMGSDWPVSPADPWLAIHVVVNRWAPLPPGVEVPPLPAGAMPPTLDAEHQSLSLQQAFAAYTSGSSSLVLGRAGRIRVGERADLAVATADPFDLPVGELASVQTAVTVVGGGVVFER from the coding sequence ATGACCCAGACCACCGAACTCGTCATCGTGAACGGCCGGGTCTTCGACGGCAAGGTGCGCACCGACCACACCGCGGTCGCGATCTCGGATGGTCGCATCGTGCGCGTCGGCTCCGACGACCTGGTGCTCGCGCTGCGAGGTGCAGGCACCCGCGTGGTCGACGCCGCCGGCGGTGCCATCCATCCCGGCTTCGTCGACGCCCACGCGCACGCGGTGTTCGCCGGCGTCGAGCGCCTGAGCATCGACCTGACCCCGGCGGCGAGCGTCGACGAGACGCTCGACCTCATCCGCGCCGGCGCCGCGCGCACCTCGGCCGAGTGGATCACGGGCGGCGGCTGGAGCCACGAGCTCTTCCCGGCACCGACCCGGCAGCAGCTCGACGCGATCGTGCCCGACCGCCCCGTGGCGCTCAGCGATGCCGGGCACCACACGCTGTGGGTGAACTCGAGGGCGCTCGAGCTCGCCGGCATCGACCGGCTCACGCCCCAGCCGCACAACGGGCACATCCACGTCGACGAGCACGGCGACCCCACCGGATACCTCAACGAGACGGCCGCCGAACTCGTGGGGCGGGTCGTCCCTCCGTCGACTGACGACGAGATGTACGCCGGGCTCCTGAATGCGCAGGACTACCTGTGGTCGATCGGCGTGACCGGCTGGCACGAGGCCATCCTGGGCGAGTACAACGGCAAGGCAGACGGCACGCCGGCGTACCTCCGCGCCATCGCCGACGGCACCCTGCCGAGTGAGGCGTCCGGCGCGCTCTGGGTCGCGCCGGGGCTGCGCGTCGACGAGGTGCCGGCCCTCGTGGAGCGGTTCGTCGACCTCCGCGAGCGCAACGCCGCGGCGGGATTCGCCACCTCGACCGCCAAGGCCATGATCGACGGCGTGCCGCACGGCGAGACGGCCGCGCTCCTCGAGCCGTACTGCACGCACGCCGACGACGGGTTCGCCGGCGAGCTGCACTTCGAGGAGGACGCCATCCGTGCGTTCGTCGGTGCACTGGATGCCGCGGGCTTCGCCCTGCACCTGCACATCATGGGGGACCGCGGCATCCGCGTCGCCCTCGATGCGATCGAGCAGGCACGTGCGACGAACGGGCATGGGCCGCGGCACCACATCGCCCACCTCTCGATGGTGCAGCCCGACGACGCGAGGCGGTTCGGCCCGCTGGGCGTCACCGCGAACATCCAGGGGCTGTGGGCCGCTCCCGACCCGTACGTCGTCTCGATGATCGGCGAGGAGCGCATGCTCGGCGGCTACCCGTTCAGGACGATGGTCGACGGCGGCGCCGAGCTCGCCATGGGATCCGACTGGCCGGTCTCGCCCGCCGACCCGTGGCTGGCGATCCACGTGGTCGTGAACCGGTGGGCTCCGCTGCCTCCGGGTGTCGAGGTGCCGCCCCTCCCGGCGGGCGCGATGCCGCCGACGCTCGATGCCGAGCACCAGTCGCTGAGCCTCCAGCAGGCGTTCGCGGCCTACACGAGCGGGTCGAGCTCGCTCGTGCTCGGGCGCGCGGGTCGCATCCGCGTGGGCGAGCGCGCCGACCTGGCGGTCGCGACCGCCGATCCGTTCGACCTGCCCGTCGGCGAGCTCGCCTCGGTGCAGACGGCCGTGACCGTCGTCGGCGGCGGGGTCGTCTTCGAGCGCTGA
- the ppk2 gene encoding polyphosphate kinase 2 — MPKKLYERELKDLQAKLVDMQAWVQASGARIVVIFEGRDAAGKGSTIKRVSEYLNPRVTRIVALPTPSVRDKTRWYFQRYVPHLPAAGEIVLMDRSWYNRAGVERVMGYCTNEEYHRFLHQAPIFERMLVEDGIILLKYWFSVSDVVQEERFRSRLEDPMRRWKLSPNDVLSITKWEDYSRAKDAMFANTDISEAPWFEIESDDKRTSRINMIHHLLSKIPYQPVERETITIPPRPDAGGYERPPREWANLVPDYAAEVVQSHQVEIAERRAKAD, encoded by the coding sequence ATGCCCAAGAAACTCTACGAACGCGAGCTGAAGGACCTGCAGGCGAAGCTCGTCGACATGCAGGCCTGGGTGCAGGCGTCCGGCGCGCGCATCGTCGTGATCTTCGAGGGGCGGGATGCCGCGGGTAAGGGTTCGACGATCAAGCGCGTCTCCGAGTACCTCAACCCGCGCGTCACGCGCATCGTCGCACTGCCCACGCCGAGCGTGCGCGACAAGACGCGCTGGTACTTCCAGCGGTACGTGCCGCACCTGCCCGCGGCGGGCGAGATCGTGCTCATGGACCGCTCCTGGTACAACCGGGCCGGCGTCGAGCGCGTCATGGGCTACTGCACGAACGAGGAGTACCACCGGTTCCTGCACCAGGCGCCGATCTTCGAGCGCATGCTCGTCGAAGACGGCATCATCCTGCTGAAGTACTGGTTCAGCGTGTCGGATGTCGTGCAGGAGGAACGGTTCCGCTCCCGCCTCGAAGACCCCATGCGCCGCTGGAAGCTCAGCCCGAACGACGTGCTCTCGATCACGAAGTGGGAGGACTACTCGCGCGCGAAGGACGCGATGTTCGCGAACACCGACATCTCCGAAGCCCCCTGGTTCGAGATCGAGAGCGACGACAAGCGCACCTCGCGCATCAACATGATCCACCACCTGCTCTCGAAGATCCCGTACCAGCCGGTCGAGCGCGAGACGATCACGATCCCGCCGCGGCCCGACGCCGGCGGCTACGAGCGGCCTCCCCGCGAGTGGGCGAACCTCGTGCCCGACTACGCGGCCGAGGTCGTGCAGAGCCACCAGGTCGAGATCGCGGAACGGCGCGCGAAGGCGGACTGA
- a CDS encoding glycosyltransferase family 39 protein, with amino-acid sequence MSDAAGGHAPTRPSGGAPARGISDAPDEPRARADRPRVDALEPLARAPVFAAMAALAVLLAATSQWYGFHRDELYFRMLDPAWGYVDQPPFTPWLARTITSVVDEPWALRIPAILAAVAAVLVLALIAREAGGGRRAQAVAAWAAASASFPMVFGHVLLTASIDLVVWPLVALFAMRALLRDDARGAGRWWLAVGLVTGLATYNKLLVVLLVAGIGIGLLAVGPWRVLHSGWLWAGVGIAVVVALPNLAYQAMNDLPQLRMGAALAADSDGEGRLLTLPFLLLLAGPPLVPIWIAGLVGLFRRPAWWPIRLFAVAFAVVVLATIVGGAQPYYPVGLVEVLLALGAVPTAEWMRTRGRAALVWAGIALNGVVSALIALPLLPLALVGASPFAAMNQTVGDTIGWPTYVAQVAVVVDGARDGTIQDAAADPVVITSNYGEAGAVARYGPDHGLDPDAVYSGHNALWFQARTSDAATDVVFVGELWRRVAGDFAACTTLARLDNGLDVDNEEQDVPITLCTDRITGWDELWPRLAHLS; translated from the coding sequence ATGTCGGATGCCGCGGGCGGGCACGCACCGACGCGACCGTCGGGCGGGGCGCCGGCTCGCGGCATCAGCGATGCCCCTGACGAGCCTCGCGCCCGCGCCGACCGCCCTCGGGTCGACGCCCTCGAACCGCTCGCGCGCGCACCCGTCTTCGCCGCCATGGCCGCGCTCGCGGTGCTGCTTGCGGCGACGAGCCAGTGGTACGGGTTCCACCGCGACGAGCTGTACTTCCGCATGCTCGATCCGGCGTGGGGCTACGTCGACCAGCCGCCGTTCACGCCGTGGCTCGCGCGCACGATCACGTCGGTCGTCGACGAACCCTGGGCGCTGCGCATTCCGGCGATCCTCGCCGCGGTCGCCGCGGTGCTCGTGCTCGCGCTCATCGCCCGGGAGGCGGGCGGCGGCAGGCGCGCGCAGGCGGTCGCGGCGTGGGCCGCGGCATCCGCCTCGTTCCCGATGGTGTTCGGGCACGTGCTGCTCACGGCGTCGATCGACCTCGTGGTCTGGCCGCTCGTCGCGCTGTTCGCGATGCGGGCGCTGCTGCGCGACGACGCTCGTGGTGCCGGCCGGTGGTGGCTCGCCGTCGGCCTCGTCACGGGTCTTGCCACGTACAACAAGCTGCTGGTCGTGCTGCTCGTCGCCGGCATCGGCATCGGGCTGCTCGCGGTCGGGCCGTGGCGGGTGCTGCACTCGGGGTGGCTCTGGGCCGGGGTCGGCATCGCCGTCGTCGTGGCCCTGCCGAACCTCGCGTACCAGGCGATGAACGACCTGCCGCAGCTGCGCATGGGCGCCGCGCTCGCAGCCGACTCGGACGGCGAGGGACGCCTGCTCACCCTGCCGTTCCTGTTGCTGCTCGCAGGGCCGCCGCTCGTGCCGATCTGGATCGCCGGGCTCGTCGGGTTGTTCCGGCGCCCGGCGTGGTGGCCGATCCGCCTGTTCGCCGTGGCGTTCGCCGTCGTCGTGCTCGCGACCATCGTCGGCGGCGCGCAGCCGTACTATCCCGTGGGCCTGGTCGAGGTGCTGCTGGCGCTCGGCGCCGTGCCCACCGCCGAGTGGATGCGCACCCGCGGCCGGGCCGCGCTCGTCTGGGCCGGAATCGCACTGAACGGGGTCGTCTCGGCACTCATCGCGCTGCCGCTGCTGCCACTCGCCCTCGTGGGCGCGAGCCCGTTCGCCGCCATGAACCAGACCGTCGGCGACACGATCGGCTGGCCGACCTACGTCGCGCAGGTCGCGGTCGTCGTCGACGGCGCGCGCGACGGCACGATCCAGGATGCCGCGGCCGACCCGGTCGTCATCACCTCGAACTACGGCGAGGCCGGCGCCGTCGCGCGCTACGGGCCCGACCACGGACTCGACCCGGATGCCGTCTACAGCGGGCACAACGCCCTCTGGTTCCAGGCCAGGACGTCGGATGCCGCGACCGATGTCGTCTTCGTCGGCGAGCTGTGGCGTCGGGTGGCCGGCGACTTCGCCGCGTGCACGACCCTCGCGCGCCTCGACAACGGGCTCGACGTCGACAACGAGGAGCAGGACGTGCCGATCACGCTCTGCACGGACCGCATCACCGGCTGGGACGAGCTCTGGCCGCGGCTCGCGCACCTCAGCTGA
- a CDS encoding M23 family metallopeptidase — translation MHDELRDAIVVDFPLRGEGWMAVTTPAHRVPSHGTDMLGQRFAYDFVKVDGRRGVHVHPASAWQTETVGGRARDCYAWGQPVHAPFAGEVVATSDGLAEREWVNPFREFFLATRNAFTFTPEKLGSILGNHVLIRGEVDLVGGRGRREVFAGFAHLVPGSVAVTSGQRVDVGDVLGRVGHTGNSTSPHLHFQLMDGPDLMTAKGLPCAFRAYEVERDGAWHPVADGVPGRRERVRSV, via the coding sequence ATGCATGACGAGTTGCGCGACGCGATCGTGGTCGACTTCCCGCTGCGGGGTGAGGGCTGGATGGCCGTCACCACGCCCGCGCACCGGGTGCCGAGCCACGGCACAGACATGCTCGGGCAGCGGTTCGCGTACGACTTCGTCAAGGTCGACGGTCGACGCGGGGTGCACGTGCATCCGGCGTCGGCATGGCAGACCGAGACCGTCGGCGGACGCGCTCGTGATTGCTACGCGTGGGGCCAGCCGGTGCACGCGCCGTTCGCGGGCGAGGTCGTCGCGACCTCCGACGGCCTGGCCGAGCGCGAGTGGGTGAACCCGTTCCGGGAGTTCTTCCTCGCGACGCGCAATGCGTTCACGTTCACGCCCGAGAAGCTCGGGTCGATCCTCGGCAACCACGTGCTGATCCGCGGCGAGGTCGACCTCGTCGGCGGTCGCGGCAGGCGCGAGGTCTTCGCGGGCTTCGCGCACCTCGTGCCAGGGTCGGTGGCCGTGACATCCGGTCAGCGGGTCGATGTCGGCGACGTGCTCGGCCGCGTCGGGCACACGGGCAACTCGACGTCGCCGCACCTGCACTTCCAGCTCATGGACGGGCCCGACCTCATGACGGCGAAGGGCCTGCCCTGCGCGTTCCGGGCGTACGAGGTCGAGCGCGACGGCGCGTGGCATCCGGTGGCCGACGGCGTGCCCGGGCGGCGCGAGCGGGTGCGCTCGGTCTGA
- a CDS encoding DUF1254 domain-containing protein gives MAEHVDVDNFAHAETSRMFAALAANAGGVGLWKHFREPTPLDQQPVIRQNRDTLYSTYLLDASAGATLTIPEAGDRYLSVMVVNQDHYIPLVLHEAGDHRLHADDLGSRYVLLAARVLVDPADRADVAAANAVQDGFAVEAGASEPFVLPDYDTASFDETRTALLTLARGIGGFAHAFGAADEVDPVRHLIGTAAGWGGLPESEAFYANVEPGLPVGAYALTVGDVPTDAFWSVSLYNADGYFEEVDGGLVNVNSVTADRNDDGTVTIHFGGPDDGRPNRLGIAEGWNYLVRYYRPHPEVVDGSWTFPAVAPVA, from the coding sequence ATGGCCGAGCACGTCGACGTCGACAACTTCGCACACGCCGAGACGAGCCGCATGTTCGCGGCCCTCGCCGCGAACGCCGGAGGCGTCGGCCTCTGGAAGCACTTCCGCGAACCGACGCCGCTCGACCAGCAGCCCGTGATCCGGCAGAACCGCGACACGCTCTACAGCACGTACCTGCTCGACGCATCGGCCGGCGCGACCCTCACGATCCCCGAGGCGGGCGACCGCTACCTGTCGGTCATGGTCGTCAACCAGGACCACTACATCCCGCTCGTGCTGCACGAGGCCGGCGACCACCGGTTGCACGCCGACGATCTCGGCTCGCGGTACGTGCTGCTCGCGGCGCGCGTGCTCGTCGACCCCGCCGACCGAGCGGATGTCGCCGCAGCCAACGCCGTGCAGGACGGGTTCGCCGTCGAGGCGGGCGCATCCGAGCCGTTCGTGCTGCCCGACTACGACACCGCGAGCTTCGACGAGACGCGCACCGCGCTGCTCACCCTCGCGCGCGGCATCGGCGGCTTCGCCCACGCGTTCGGCGCGGCCGACGAGGTCGACCCCGTGCGCCACCTCATCGGCACGGCCGCGGGCTGGGGCGGACTGCCCGAGTCCGAGGCCTTCTACGCGAACGTCGAACCCGGCCTGCCCGTCGGCGCGTACGCGCTCACCGTGGGCGACGTGCCGACCGACGCCTTCTGGTCGGTGTCGCTCTACAACGCCGACGGCTACTTCGAGGAGGTCGACGGCGGCCTGGTCAACGTCAACAGCGTCACCGCCGATCGCAACGACGACGGCACCGTGACGATCCACTTCGGCGGGCCCGATGACGGCCGCCCGAACCGCCTCGGCATCGCCGAGGGCTGGAACTACCTCGTGCGGTACTACCGCCCGCACCCCGAGGTCGTCGACGGCAGCTGGACGTTCCCGGCGGTCGCGCCGGTCGCGTAG